In Leptolyngbya iicbica LK, the genomic stretch CATCGGCGGCCAGATAGCGGAACCGTGCCTCTAGCTGATCGAGCCAGTGGCGACGACTGCCCCGCTGCAGATCAACGGGATCCGGATTGCACAAGTAGTCTAAAGGGTTCAGCTTGGGACGAAACAACAGTTCCGTCAACGCTTGTAGCTCATCCTCGGTCGCTAGCTCTAAGGCCGTACGCAGTTCATCCACGGCAAGATACTCAATCTAGGCCAATCATTTATCCTATTTTAAGCATCTGCAAGAAAGCCGCGCAAAAGGGATTCTCAAAGCCGAGGCTAGCGGTTGGCAGCCCTCACCCTCGGGCGGAGAAAAAACGATGGTGGCTGGCCCAAGGGCTATTGGCGCGGAGGCTGGTGGGCAGAGAGGGACTGGATGGCCTCGGCCAGATGTCGGAACGACAGGCAGAATTAGGCGCAGCAACATGACGGTACAGGATGTGATCATAGTCGGGGCAGGATTGGCGGGGTTGGTCTGTGCCCAGCGTTTGCAGCATGCCGGATACCAAGTTTGCCTGCTGGAAAAATCCCGGGGCTTGGGCGGGCGACTAGCCACCCGCCGCATTAATGGCGTGCCCCTTGACCATGGCGCTCGCTATCTGAGCAATCATGGCGATCGCCTGCAACAGCTCATGGCGAAGTGGCAGAGTCAAGGCATTTTGGCGCCATGGCAGCCCCACAGCTTTGCGCTAAATGCCGAGGGCGTCTTACAAGCTCAACCCACTCGCCAATCTTATTTTGTGGCTCCGGCTGGGATGAATGCGATTGGCAAACAGTTGGCCCAGGGGTTGACGATTTATCGTCAGCAGCGATTGGTGGGCTTAGCGCTGACTGAGCAGAAAACCTGGCAACTCACCGCTGAAATGGCGACGGATCAATCCCTGGTGGAACATCACGCTCGTGCGGTTGTGTTAGCGTTACCAGCTCCACAGATTTTGCCGATTTTGGCACCGCTGGAGGCGATCGCCACCATTCAACCCCTGCGGCAAGCTCTGGCAACTGTCACTTATGCGCCCATTATTACGGTGATGGCGCAGTACGCTAACCCCCAACCGCAAGGGACCGAGCCGTTGCTGTGCCCCCCGACTGATCCGTGGTTGGTCGAAGGGCATCCAGATACACCGCTGTTTTGGGTCGGTCAGGACAGTAGTAAGCGTTCTACCCATGAGCAGTCAGAGGAGACTCCGCTCAATGCTGAGATCAATGTCGTGATGCATAGCAGTGCGGCGTTTGCGCACAACTGGTTTGACTTGCCCGATTTGCAGCCCATTGGTCGTGCCCTGCTGGCCCAAGCCAGCGAATTCATTGCGACTTGGCTGCATGAACCGCAATCGTGGCAGGTGCATCGCTGGCGCTATGGGCTTGTTGAAACGCCCTGCGCCGAGGCTCTGCTGACCACCGCTCAACCACTGCCCCTAGCGGCCTGTGGTGATTGGTGCGGGTCAGCCAATTTAGATACCGCCTTGGAATCTGGCTGGGCTGCTGCTGAGGCCATTCACACCGCTCTAGGGGGTGAGGCGCTGCCCTCGTTTCCGACAGGCTTAGTGAATACCGCGAGTGATTGAGGTCGCCTTGCGGGTACTTGCCCGATCTGTCGAGATCTCCAAAGCCTGCCGCGGGGCCGCTGGTGAGAATATTGGAGTGAACGCGGCGCTGTCTGGTGACTGGAAGCCCGGCCGATGTTTGAGCTTAAATGAAAGTACTGTGCATAATGCCGACGGCTAACAAAAGCTGCGAGTGGTGGCGACAGCATCAATCTACGGTGGTCTGGATCTGAATGGTGCGACTACAAACTAGCCCCAACGATGTGGACGATAGCGCGATCGCCCTGACTGCCGAACAGGCCGAGGCGCTGGATGCCTTGCAAGCCTTTGTTACCAGCACCGAAAAGCTGTATTTGCTGACGGGCTACGCGGGCACGGGCAAAACGACCCTGCTGCAAATCTTCATCGCGGGTTTACGCGAGGCAGGGGACGATCGCAAGATTGTGCTGTCGGCTTTTAGTAACAAGGCGACTAAGGTACTCGCCACCATGGCCGATGACTGGCAACTCGACGTCGATGCCATGACTTGTTGCACCTTGTTGGGTCTGCGGCCTGTCATCAATGAGGAGACGGGCAATCAAGAATTTCAGCCCGATCGTAAGCAGGGTAGTCAGGTCGATCGCTACCGTCTGATCATTGTGGATGAATGCTCGATGGTGAATGAAGAACTGTGGCGCTTACTGGTGAACGCGGTTTCCAATCTCTACAGCAGTACGCAGATTTTGTTTGTGGGCGATCCGGCCCAACTGCCCCCGGTAAATGAGCCGGAATCCGCCTGCTTTCGCGAAATCCTCAACAAGGCGGAATTGACCGAAGTGGTGCGCTACGGCGGCGCGATCGGCGTGATTGCTGAAGACATTCGCCGCAATTTGGAGCGCGATCGCCTGCCCCGATTTCAAACGGATGTGAACCGCGATCGCACCGAGGGCTGCTTTGTGCTGCCGCGATCGATTTGGGAGCGCCTGATGCTCAAAGCGTTCACCAGTGATGCGTATCAGTTCAACCCCGATCAGGTGCGAGCGTTGGCCTATACCAACCGCCGCGTCGCCCACCTCAATCACAAAATTCGCCGCGCCATTTACGGCCCGACAGCCCTCCGCTTTGTGCCGGGGGAGCGCCTGATTGCCAGCAATCCCTGCATCGATGAGGAATCGATCATTTTGCCCACCTCTGCTGAATGTGAAGTCATCGAAGCCCGCCGCACTCGCGATGGCGAATGGCCCATCTGGCTGCTGTCAGTCGAAACGGATGAAGGCCACTTTCGGAACCTACGGGTACTGCACGAATCCGGCGAGAGTGAGCTGAAGCTAAAACTCGACGACCTGGCCCGCAATAAAAACTGGATGGCCTTTTGGGATCTCAAACAGTACTTTCACGATGTTGACTATGCCTACAGCCTCACCATCCACAAAAGCCAGGGCTCGACCTTTCAAGATGTATTTGTCGATGTGCCCTCCATGCTCGCCAACCGC encodes the following:
- a CDS encoding NAD(P)/FAD-dependent oxidoreductase, with product MTVQDVIIVGAGLAGLVCAQRLQHAGYQVCLLEKSRGLGGRLATRRINGVPLDHGARYLSNHGDRLQQLMAKWQSQGILAPWQPHSFALNAEGVLQAQPTRQSYFVAPAGMNAIGKQLAQGLTIYRQQRLVGLALTEQKTWQLTAEMATDQSLVEHHARAVVLALPAPQILPILAPLEAIATIQPLRQALATVTYAPIITVMAQYANPQPQGTEPLLCPPTDPWLVEGHPDTPLFWVGQDSSKRSTHEQSEETPLNAEINVVMHSSAAFAHNWFDLPDLQPIGRALLAQASEFIATWLHEPQSWQVHRWRYGLVETPCAEALLTTAQPLPLAACGDWCGSANLDTALESGWAAAEAIHTALGGEALPSFPTGLVNTASD
- a CDS encoding ATP-dependent DNA helicase — translated: MVRLQTSPNDVDDSAIALTAEQAEALDALQAFVTSTEKLYLLTGYAGTGKTTLLQIFIAGLREAGDDRKIVLSAFSNKATKVLATMADDWQLDVDAMTCCTLLGLRPVINEETGNQEFQPDRKQGSQVDRYRLIIVDECSMVNEELWRLLVNAVSNLYSSTQILFVGDPAQLPPVNEPESACFREILNKAELTEVVRYGGAIGVIAEDIRRNLERDRLPRFQTDVNRDRTEGCFVLPRSIWERLMLKAFTSDAYQFNPDQVRALAYTNRRVAHLNHKIRRAIYGPTALRFVPGERLIASNPCIDEESIILPTSAECEVIEARRTRDGEWPIWLLSVETDEGHFRNLRVLHESGESELKLKLDDLARNKNWMAFWDLKQYFHDVDYAYSLTIHKSQGSTFQDVFVDVPSMLANRNIIERNQLCYVALTRAAKRLFVYQ